In one Desulfonauticus submarinus genomic region, the following are encoded:
- the rimO gene encoding 30S ribosomal protein S12 methylthiotransferase RimO has translation MKSPKSTSLKVFSLSLGCPKNLVDTENILGILKNFKPVHSPTEADLILLNTCSFIQPAVEEALEKIIFIIEQIKHLNPKPFFIVTGCLVNRYGIEIKKEFPEVDLWLPIAKQSQLTSKLEKYFPNAFKKSKRVLTTSSYAYLKISEGCNNRCSFCTIPSIRGKLKSKPLQKLILEASHIKNCGVKEIILIAQDLTAYGRDLGYKNGLATLLEHLANLEFSWIRMLYLYPGGINKNLLNIIKKYNNILPYFDLPLQHAHPEILKSMGRPFAKNPQKVLELIKEHIPEAVIRTTLIVGYPGESISHFEYLVQFVLKNQFHYLGVFTYFPEQGTRAAKLSNQVTSREKQRRYQEIMTLQQEISKKWLKTWKGKKEKILIDEPHPEWPTLFKGRTWFQAPEIDGFTYISSLNASPGKFVLANIEDTKTYDLIALDISD, from the coding sequence ATGAAAAGTCCCAAATCTACATCTTTAAAAGTATTTTCTCTTAGTCTTGGTTGTCCTAAAAATTTAGTAGATACAGAAAATATCCTTGGAATATTAAAAAATTTTAAACCTGTACATTCACCCACAGAAGCTGATCTTATTTTATTGAATACTTGCTCCTTTATTCAACCTGCTGTGGAAGAAGCCTTAGAAAAAATTATCTTTATTATAGAACAAATCAAGCATTTAAACCCAAAACCATTTTTTATAGTCACAGGATGTTTAGTTAATAGATATGGAATCGAAATAAAAAAAGAATTTCCAGAAGTTGATCTATGGCTTCCGATAGCAAAACAATCGCAACTAACCTCTAAATTAGAAAAATATTTTCCAAATGCCTTTAAAAAAAGCAAACGCGTCCTTACTACTTCTTCTTATGCCTACTTAAAGATAAGCGAAGGATGCAATAACCGATGTTCATTTTGCACTATACCTTCAATAAGAGGAAAATTAAAATCTAAACCACTCCAAAAGCTCATCTTAGAGGCCTCTCATATAAAAAATTGTGGAGTAAAAGAGATCATTCTTATAGCGCAGGATCTTACAGCTTATGGAAGAGATCTTGGATATAAAAACGGACTTGCAACTCTCTTAGAACATCTTGCAAATTTGGAATTTTCTTGGATAAGAATGCTTTATCTCTATCCAGGCGGAATAAATAAAAATCTTCTCAATATAATTAAAAAATATAACAATATCTTACCTTATTTTGATTTACCTTTACAACACGCTCATCCAGAAATTCTAAAATCAATGGGTAGGCCTTTTGCTAAAAATCCTCAAAAAGTATTAGAACTTATTAAAGAACATATTCCAGAGGCTGTTATTCGTACTACCTTAATTGTAGGTTATCCAGGAGAATCTATCTCCCACTTTGAATATCTTGTTCAGTTTGTTTTAAAAAATCAATTCCACTATCTAGGCGTATTCACTTATTTTCCAGAACAAGGCACCCGAGCGGCAAAGTTATCTAATCAGGTGACATCAAGAGAAAAACAAAGACGCTATCAGGAAATAATGACATTACAACAAGAAATATCTAAAAAATGGCTAAAAACATGGAAAGGAAAAAAGGAAAAGATATTAATAGATGAACCTCACCCTGAATGGCCCACTTTATTCAAAGGTCGAACCTGGTTCCAAGCCCCAGAGATAGATGGCTTTACTTATATTAGCTCTCTTAACGCTTCACCTGGAAAATTTGTTTTAGCTAATATTGAAGATACAAAAACATATGATCTTATTGCTTTAGATATTTCTGATTAA
- a CDS encoding aspartate carbamoyltransferase catalytic subunit, giving the protein MQWKHKHLLDVDQLSKEEIYHIFELAKSFKEINKRPVKKVPTLKGKSVVLFFAEPSTRTKTSFDMAGKRLSADTFSLAKSSSSLKKGESLKDTVLTLEAMNPDCIVIRHWHSGAASFVASCVKCSVINAGDGWHAHPTQALLDGFTLYSLGFEFKEKTILILGDIAHSRVARSDIKLFTKLGAKVRLCAPKTLLPFDTSTWPVDVFSNLEDAIQNVDIVICLRLQLERQENGLLPDLREYSIRYGLNYKILKKARPDVKIMHPGPINRGVEIDSHLADFERSLILDQVNSGVAVRMALLYLYILGTK; this is encoded by the coding sequence ATGCAATGGAAACATAAGCATTTACTCGATGTTGACCAACTAAGTAAAGAAGAAATTTATCATATTTTTGAATTAGCCAAGAGTTTTAAAGAAATAAACAAGAGGCCAGTAAAGAAAGTTCCAACTTTAAAAGGCAAAAGTGTTGTACTATTTTTTGCAGAGCCATCAACGCGCACTAAAACCTCTTTTGATATGGCAGGAAAGAGATTATCTGCAGATACATTTTCTTTGGCTAAGTCTAGTAGTAGTTTAAAAAAGGGGGAAAGTCTAAAAGATACTGTTCTTACCTTAGAAGCTATGAATCCAGATTGTATTGTAATTCGTCATTGGCATAGTGGTGCTGCTAGTTTTGTTGCTTCGTGTGTAAAGTGCTCTGTGATTAATGCAGGAGATGGTTGGCATGCGCACCCAACACAAGCTTTGCTTGATGGATTTACTTTATATTCTCTTGGCTTTGAGTTTAAGGAAAAAACTATTCTTATCCTTGGAGATATAGCTCATAGTAGGGTAGCAAGATCTGATATTAAACTTTTTACTAAACTGGGAGCAAAAGTAAGACTTTGTGCTCCAAAAACGCTGCTTCCTTTTGATACTTCAACCTGGCCAGTGGATGTTTTTTCCAACTTAGAAGACGCAATACAAAATGTAGATATAGTTATTTGTTTACGTCTTCAGTTGGAAAGACAAGAAAATGGACTTTTGCCAGATTTACGAGAATATAGTATTCGATATGGACTTAATTATAAAATTTTAAAAAAAGCTCGTCCTGACGTTAAAATAATGCATCCAGGGCCTATAAATAGAGGTGTTGAAATTGATTCACATTTAGCTGATTTTGAGAGAAGTTTAATTTTAGATCAGGTAAATTCTGGTGTGGCTGTGAGAATGGCACTTTTATATTTATATATTTTAGGAACTAAATAA
- a CDS encoding dihydroorotase, with product MNIEIVIKNVVWMENRVNIIIAEGKIVDIVEKIDFNLDNKKIFDANGLILLPSLIDAHVHLREPGYEYKEDIASGLHAAAGGGFGIVMAMANTNPINDRASVTEFMLDKAKESWPNGPRLYPIGALTKGLAGKEMAPLAELAEAGCKAFSNDGLPVMNNEIFRRCVEYAWDLGLKVIDHCEDSFLAKDGAINEGKLSSFLGLKGIPSVAESLQVARDILLSAYLDIPIHLAHISCKESVELIYWAKQKGIPITAETCPHYLFLTEDACNEYNTLAKVNPPLRTKQDQEALLHALREGVIDILVTDHAPHADFEKEQAFADAPNGISGLDTALSLSLKLLKKGFSFKDIIGLWGKRPAEIFGLEFSELMSGQEANFILVDLKEEWLVNPNTLFSKGKNTPWLGHKLRGRVKFHFYKGQLIFGEKLWPGF from the coding sequence ATGAATATAGAAATAGTTATAAAAAATGTTGTGTGGATGGAGAATAGGGTTAATATAATCATAGCAGAAGGAAAAATCGTAGATATAGTTGAGAAAATAGATTTTAATTTAGATAATAAAAAAATTTTTGATGCCAATGGGCTTATATTATTGCCAAGTCTTATTGACGCTCATGTTCATTTAAGAGAGCCAGGGTACGAGTATAAGGAAGATATTGCTTCTGGCCTACACGCTGCTGCTGGAGGAGGATTTGGAATAGTAATGGCAATGGCGAATACTAATCCAATAAATGATAGGGCTAGTGTGACTGAGTTTATGTTAGATAAAGCAAAAGAGAGTTGGCCCAATGGTCCAAGACTTTATCCTATTGGAGCCTTGACCAAAGGTTTGGCTGGTAAGGAAATGGCTCCATTAGCTGAGCTTGCAGAGGCTGGATGTAAAGCGTTTTCAAATGATGGGCTTCCTGTAATGAACAATGAGATTTTTAGAAGGTGTGTGGAGTATGCATGGGATTTAGGTTTAAAAGTGATAGACCATTGTGAAGATAGTTTTTTAGCCAAAGATGGGGCAATTAATGAGGGTAAATTATCTTCTTTTTTGGGCTTAAAGGGAATTCCCTCTGTAGCAGAGAGTTTACAGGTTGCAAGAGATATTTTACTTTCTGCATATTTAGATATTCCCATTCATCTAGCTCACATAAGTTGTAAAGAATCTGTAGAGCTTATTTATTGGGCAAAACAAAAAGGTATACCAATTACAGCAGAAACTTGTCCTCATTATCTTTTTTTAACTGAAGATGCTTGTAATGAATACAATACCCTAGCAAAAGTAAACCCTCCTTTGCGTACCAAACAAGATCAAGAAGCATTGCTCCATGCTTTGCGAGAAGGAGTTATTGATATTTTGGTAACAGATCACGCTCCTCATGCTGATTTTGAAAAAGAACAAGCTTTTGCAGATGCGCCTAATGGAATTTCTGGTTTAGATACAGCTTTAAGTTTAAGTCTAAAACTTCTTAAAAAAGGATTTAGTTTTAAAGATATTATAGGGCTTTGGGGTAAAAGACCTGCTGAAATTTTTGGACTTGAGTTTAGTGAGTTAATGTCAGGTCAGGAGGCTAACTTTATTTTGGTGGATTTAAAAGAGGAGTGGTTAGTTAATCCTAATACCTTGTTTTCTAAGGGAAAGAATACTCCGTGGTTAGGACATAAGCTAAGAGGAAGGGTAAAGTTTCATTTTTATAAGGGACAATTGATATTCGGAGAAAAATTATGGCCCGGATTTTAA
- a CDS encoding sigma-54-dependent transcriptional regulator yields MARILIVDDDASLQQVLEIACLKKKWSPYLAGDLKTARNYLNNYPVDVVLLDLKLGQESGLDLLREIRESMPDLPVVMITAFAETQSAVEAMKLGAIDYLAKPFDITELFIIVDRILQEKRLKAENLYLKRKVGGYFGEIIGLCPQMQKVFELVKQIGPTEINVLITGESGTGKEIIARSIHEASGRASQPFVPINCGAIPENLFESELFGYKRGAFTGADRAKKGLLEEAQGGTIFLDEVAELPPSMQVKLLRCIQEKTFRPLGGAEEKKIDVRFLAATNQNILEMVSHGQFREDLFYRLSGVIINLPPLRDRGDDIIALAEYFLKRACKEQKKNIIGFAPKAILKLKGYSYPGNVRELENIIERAVALEKEDVIQPESLIMYEYDSASQKLEMDKVLKGEISLDDYLILKEREILEAALKRAKNKTQAAELLGLNLRQFRYRLQKTGLEG; encoded by the coding sequence ATGGCCCGGATTTTAATTGTAGATGATGATGCTAGCTTGCAGCAAGTATTGGAAATTGCTTGTTTAAAGAAAAAATGGTCCCCGTATTTGGCTGGAGACTTAAAAACTGCTAGAAATTATCTCAATAATTATCCTGTTGATGTAGTCTTGTTGGACTTAAAATTGGGGCAGGAAAGTGGTTTAGATTTGCTTAGAGAAATTAGAGAGTCCATGCCTGATTTGCCAGTGGTTATGATTACTGCTTTTGCAGAAACTCAAAGTGCCGTAGAAGCAATGAAATTGGGTGCAATAGATTATTTGGCAAAGCCGTTTGATATTACCGAGTTGTTTATTATTGTAGATAGAATCTTACAAGAAAAACGCCTTAAGGCTGAAAATCTTTACTTAAAGAGAAAAGTAGGGGGATATTTTGGAGAGATAATTGGATTATGCCCCCAAATGCAAAAAGTTTTTGAACTAGTTAAACAGATTGGTCCTACTGAAATAAATGTACTTATTACAGGAGAATCTGGCACAGGTAAAGAAATTATCGCTAGAAGTATTCATGAGGCTAGTGGACGAGCTTCTCAACCTTTTGTTCCTATTAATTGTGGAGCAATTCCAGAAAATCTGTTTGAAAGTGAACTCTTTGGTTATAAGAGAGGTGCCTTTACAGGAGCAGATAGGGCTAAAAAGGGATTGTTAGAGGAAGCTCAAGGTGGAACCATTTTTTTGGATGAAGTGGCAGAATTGCCTCCTAGTATGCAGGTAAAACTACTTCGTTGCATACAAGAAAAAACTTTTAGACCCCTTGGAGGGGCAGAAGAGAAAAAAATAGATGTTCGGTTTTTAGCTGCTACTAATCAAAATATTTTAGAAATGGTTAGTCATGGACAATTTCGTGAAGATTTATTTTACAGATTAAGTGGTGTGATTATTAATTTGCCTCCACTTAGAGATCGTGGAGATGATATTATTGCCTTGGCTGAATATTTTTTGAAAAGGGCTTGCAAGGAACAAAAAAAGAATATTATTGGATTTGCGCCAAAAGCTATCCTTAAATTAAAAGGATACTCTTATCCTGGTAATGTTCGGGAATTGGAAAATATTATTGAAAGAGCTGTGGCTTTAGAAAAAGAGGATGTGATCCAACCAGAGTCATTGATTATGTATGAATATGACAGTGCCTCTCAAAAATTAGAAATGGACAAGGTTTTAAAGGGAGAAATATCTTTAGACGATTATTTAATTCTAAAAGAAAGAGAGATATTAGAGGCAGCTTTAAAAAGAGCTAAAAATAAAACACAGGCTGCTGAGCTGTTGGGTTTAAACTTAAGACAGTTTAGATATAGACTGCAAAAGACTGGACTGGAGGGATAA
- a CDS encoding metallophosphoesterase, with amino-acid sequence MRFGVLSDTHLYSMSTEFEQLYTKFLKDVDVLIHCGDFTGEEIYYFLNNHPKFIAVKGNCDFFELSPKAYLEVNGFKIGVTHGFGVLDLEKNPQQLLNIFPDADLICFGHTHKKYFSKIKNTYFLNPGTCQLKRRQGTFALLDWNEKNPKIQFVEV; translated from the coding sequence ATGCGTTTTGGTGTATTATCTGATACGCATCTTTATTCAATGTCTACCGAATTTGAACAATTATATACTAAATTTTTAAAAGATGTAGATGTCTTGATTCATTGTGGAGATTTTACAGGAGAGGAAATATATTATTTTTTAAATAATCATCCAAAATTTATTGCTGTAAAAGGAAATTGTGATTTTTTTGAATTATCGCCAAAGGCTTATTTGGAAGTTAATGGCTTTAAAATAGGAGTAACTCATGGATTTGGTGTTTTAGACCTGGAAAAAAATCCCCAACAACTTTTAAATATTTTTCCAGATGCTGACTTAATTTGTTTTGGGCATACTCATAAAAAATATTTTTCTAAAATAAAAAATACATATTTTTTAAATCCTGGAACATGTCAGTTAAAGAGAAGACAAGGAACTTTTGCCTTACTGGATTGGAACGAAAAAAATCCTAAGATTCAGTTTGTAGAAGTGTAA
- a CDS encoding inositol monophosphatase family protein: MNKQLTALTQIIYQAGDIIKKNWDKPRKISHKGEIDLVTDTDVAVENFLIQKIKSIFPNATFLAEEQKQTTKTKLEEETFIIDPLDGTTNFAHGFPFVAISVAYAKNEKIVLGFIYLPILNEFFFAQKEKGAFLNGKPISVSKENILKNSLIATGFPYNISTKADYILKLMKKVLLSSQGLRRAGAAAIDLAYTACGRFEGFYEIGLKPWDTAAGWLLVEEAGGKVTNFSNEPYNIYSNQILATNGLVHQELVDLLTT, translated from the coding sequence ATGAATAAACAACTTACTGCACTTACTCAAATTATTTACCAAGCAGGAGATATAATTAAAAAAAATTGGGATAAACCAAGAAAAATCAGTCATAAGGGAGAAATAGACTTAGTTACCGATACGGATGTTGCAGTGGAAAATTTTCTAATCCAAAAAATTAAAAGTATTTTCCCTAACGCAACTTTCTTAGCAGAGGAGCAAAAACAAACAACTAAAACAAAACTAGAAGAAGAAACATTTATCATTGATCCTTTAGATGGCACAACTAACTTCGCTCACGGATTTCCTTTTGTGGCGATTTCTGTAGCCTATGCCAAAAACGAAAAAATTGTTTTGGGTTTTATTTATTTACCCATTCTTAATGAATTCTTTTTTGCTCAAAAAGAAAAAGGAGCATTTTTAAATGGCAAGCCCATCTCTGTTTCTAAAGAAAACATTTTAAAAAATAGCCTTATAGCTACAGGTTTTCCTTACAACATCTCCACCAAAGCAGACTATATCTTAAAACTCATGAAAAAAGTTCTTCTGTCTTCTCAAGGACTAAGGCGAGCTGGGGCAGCAGCTATTGACCTTGCTTATACAGCATGTGGACGATTTGAAGGATTTTATGAAATCGGATTAAAGCCTTGGGATACAGCCGCAGGATGGCTTTTAGTAGAAGAAGCAGGAGGTAAGGTCACCAATTTCTCCAATGAACCTTACAATATATATTCTAACCAAATATTGGCTACCAATGGCCTTGTTCATCAAGAACTAGTAGATTTATTAACTACCTAA
- a CDS encoding sensor domain-containing diguanylate cyclase yields MFRHFLKREFLYREQANLISQVHRVNKAFEQEFKRLFYFNSFIISSGLINRIFITASQDRKNWSKKLLQSASLDGVAIVNSSGEVRFSSCIKDKEREFFFILNKKIHQLIKLLELEQKNTIVGLIPNFKMYSVVAVSNFKYKKQTYVFLSAYFFDKVRLKSIIEGLGSKLELRFIHKYTPELGLIVENLNKKKFFIDITISDAKIFWLKEDVFGNKSILFSICQNRSVFQQTQELFYFSFLFILVSLLFVFFIINFFLKKIVEKPISLINACLQDIVDWNSLKNIDLCPKEDELKCIVDKINSIVTKLKKGYSTLVDSFSLYSAIVEQSGDIIFLCDLKSKKILKYNRSFSNYFGYKDEEIHKILFYDLVDLSKKDVDAFFHSVSKKGSFLGEFPCKARDGKIFYVDLSAYFIELEDKQVISILAKDITEKKAVQKKMQYLAFHDVLTGLPNRLYFLKVAGKALEEVKNSNKFLGLIYIDVNDFKLINDIFGHGVGDAILVGVSKRLEEILREGDFIARLGGDEFVVLIKDLKKKEYLEQIAKKIIEGFKKPFLVDNEEIILSLSLGLSVFPEHGKTLNALLKSADEAMYMAKNDKTKEYVVFVKE; encoded by the coding sequence GTGTTTCGACATTTTTTAAAACGCGAGTTTTTGTATCGAGAGCAAGCAAACTTAATATCTCAAGTACATAGGGTTAATAAAGCGTTTGAGCAAGAATTTAAGAGGCTATTTTATTTTAATTCCTTCATTATTTCTAGTGGGTTAATCAATAGAATATTTATTACTGCATCTCAAGATAGAAAGAATTGGTCAAAAAAACTTTTGCAAAGTGCATCTCTTGATGGAGTTGCTATTGTCAATTCTTCAGGAGAAGTTAGATTTTCTTCTTGTATAAAAGATAAAGAAAGAGAGTTCTTTTTTATTTTAAATAAGAAAATTCATCAGTTAATTAAATTACTGGAATTAGAGCAAAAGAACACAATTGTTGGATTGATTCCCAACTTTAAAATGTATTCCGTGGTGGCGGTAAGTAATTTTAAGTACAAAAAACAAACTTATGTTTTTTTATCCGCATATTTTTTTGATAAGGTACGCCTTAAAAGTATAATAGAGGGATTAGGTTCAAAATTAGAATTAAGGTTTATACATAAATATACTCCAGAACTTGGATTAATTGTTGAGAATCTAAATAAGAAGAAGTTTTTTATAGATATTACTATTAGTGATGCCAAAATTTTTTGGTTAAAAGAAGATGTATTTGGCAATAAATCTATATTATTTTCTATTTGTCAAAATAGATCAGTATTTCAGCAAACTCAAGAGTTATTTTATTTTTCATTTCTTTTCATTTTGGTGTCTCTATTATTTGTATTTTTTATAATAAACTTTTTTTTGAAAAAAATAGTTGAAAAGCCAATCAGCCTCATAAATGCTTGTCTTCAAGATATTGTTGATTGGAATTCTCTTAAAAATATAGATTTATGTCCTAAAGAAGATGAGCTTAAGTGCATAGTTGATAAGATAAATAGTATAGTCACTAAGTTAAAAAAAGGATATTCAACCTTAGTAGATAGTTTTTCTTTATACTCTGCTATAGTTGAGCAGAGTGGAGATATAATATTTTTGTGTGATTTGAAAAGCAAAAAGATTCTAAAGTATAATAGGAGTTTTAGTAATTATTTTGGCTATAAAGATGAAGAAATACATAAAATACTATTCTATGATTTGGTTGATCTGTCTAAAAAAGATGTTGATGCTTTTTTTCATAGCGTGAGTAAAAAAGGAAGTTTTTTAGGAGAATTTCCATGTAAAGCAAGAGATGGAAAGATTTTTTATGTTGATTTAAGTGCATATTTTATAGAGCTAGAAGATAAGCAAGTTATTAGTATTTTGGCTAAAGATATTACAGAAAAAAAAGCTGTTCAAAAGAAGATGCAATATTTAGCTTTTCATGATGTCTTAACTGGGCTACCTAATAGGTTATATTTTTTAAAAGTAGCTGGTAAGGCTCTAGAAGAGGTAAAGAATAGCAATAAGTTTTTGGGATTAATTTATATAGATGTAAATGACTTTAAGCTTATAAATGATATTTTTGGGCATGGGGTAGGAGATGCTATTCTAGTGGGTGTTTCTAAAAGATTGGAAGAGATTTTGAGGGAGGGCGACTTTATTGCTAGGCTTGGAGGAGATGAATTCGTAGTTTTAATAAAAGATCTTAAGAAAAAGGAATACTTGGAACAAATAGCTAAAAAAATAATAGAAGGCTTTAAAAAACCCTTCTTGGTAGATAATGAAGAGATAATTTTGAGTTTAAGCTTAGGATTAAGTGTTTT